The stretch of DNA ATTAATGcatgaaaattatatatataattgcatGCGTGGtggtataaatatatttatatatatatatatactaggtaggagttacgtgccgaggcacgtaaagattagttttagataaagtttagttatttttttttatttcttcttatTTAGATTGTATGTAAAGGTATGATCATacgaataatttgttttatcaaattaatatttgtgctattataattggttggtaaaatataattaggtatatataaatcataataaaataatacttattatttacttttagAAAATTGGGTATATGAAATACTTGCATACACTACTCCATgtaaatccataaataacaagtcaagagaaagaaaaacaagCTCAGCAGCAAGAAAAGTCTcaacactaaataaaataaaattactgtaaaaaaaaaaaaaaaaggtaacttCTTCCTAATCTTCCATTGGTTCAACTACTTGAATGGTGAACTGATTGTACTTTGAAGTCATTGTTCGGTTTGCATCTAAGTTTTTTGGACAAACAACTTATGTTCGGTTTGCATCTACGTACAACTGAATTCTCCattctaaaaatatatacttgTCGAGTATAATATTATTAAGTTATTGTTTAGACACACAAGGATATATATAGTTAATGGCctaattaattaagagattaattattagatatatgtgaatatgaaataagaatgCGTAATGACCTTTCTtgagaaaattattaaaaagaagATTAATTCAAGATTACGTATGATATGTATAGTTAATGgcttaattaattaagagattaattattaGATATATGTGAATATGAATGAGTTAATTAATAGAAGATCTGTGGAAAattgaaaaactaaaaattaagagATGGGAAGAGAAGAAAGGGTACCTATGCAGTAAGAACAGCCTTTTGCTCAAAATCTTTAAGTTGGAAGAGACACTATAGTCGATGACTTACTGAGCTATATATATAGTAGACATACATATATGCTAGAGTATAGGATTAAACCATAGAGTATAATTGGGTAGACATACATATATGCTCGGCACGTAACCATAGAGTATAGTTTACTGAGCTATATATATTACTAACAGGAGTAGAAATAAATATCAGgtgatattatattaaaatatcaggtgatattatatttatttaatacaaaagatatatatttaattcaaattcatatttaaacaaaaacagaaaaacaGAAAAATCTATATCTTGTTACATAAAGTTGTTTCCTGAAAAATTTATATCTACTATCAAACCACGTATATTATAATTGGACAATGACAATTTAAAACCCAGCAAATCTCTTTACAAAATTCTGGGTAAGAAGTGCCAATGACTTTTCCCTTCTATTTTCTGCCAAGAACAAAAACTGTACTTAGtataaggaaaaaaattacaagtaaAACCCAAACTAAATGCAGTAATTGGCAATATCTATCAATCTTTGATTCAACTCATATGAATCTACGGgtgaaatatattaattaatcctTTAGACATGACTAATAGTACATAGCCAATTTCCAACCAGCTTATTCAAAAGTGTAAAATATTGTGTAGTAATATACAAAATATAGCTTCATCAATAAAAATGAAAAGCATATGtatgtataaaattaaaattacggAATTACCAACTATTGTTAATGTCTTGTTAGTTAAAACATAATTAGTGTACTTAATCAAATATCTACATTAACATTTCAAggaaaatattaagaaaaacaaGAAACAATTCATCATCAAACTGTTTTCAGAGCATGAACGCATTATAAAGCCCTAATCATAGTCCATTACAGCTATATTAACTCTGTTTGGTTgctaagaaaatacatattttccTGGAAAACCAAAGACAGCCTTgaactcaaaaatatatttatacaaaaacatatatgtatgtgtgtTGGAGCTCTTACACTTCCAAAACGGGCCATAACTCGATGAAGAAGAGGTGGAGCCTCCTAAACTTCAATAAACCTCAATCTGAACAGAGTaaccaataataaaaacacgaTAAGGATCAATAGGGCAACAATACTACAAGAAAttcaacaaaataacaaaatcacAACACAGAACTCTACAAAAACAAATATACTGGTCTAGGATCGATAGCAATTTTCCAAAGCCCCTCTAAACAGCTAACTTCACCACATTGTTGATttgcaaataaaaaaaattccacaTCTCTTTTACCAAGCTCCTCTATCGAAAGCTCGGCACCAATTTTCTCCCAAAATAAGATAAGGAACAATGCCAAAGAACTTCAAAGTACACAACTCCTAATTACTTGCTACGTAAATAGTATCGGTAAAGCATATCAAGCAATTACTAACTCGCGAGATGAAAACCAAAGtattgaaggaaaaaaaaatacacaatgtgTAAGTTTTTACTGTAAATTGCACAACCAAGATACCTTGGTTAGCTATGGCGATGGATCATACACAAGTGGTGAAATTGGTAGTGAACATCTCAAACTCGGAACAACTCCTGTAAATGGCTTTGTTTTCGGGTGTGGTAGAAACAACAAGGGCTTGTTTGGTGGAGCCTCAGGACTAATGGGGTTAGGAAGAAGTGATCTCTCATTAATTTCTCAAACTGATTCATTGTTTAAAGGAGTTTTCTCTTATTGTTTACCTTCAAGTACAGAGCCTAATGCTTCAGGCTCATTAGTTATGGGATTTGACTCATCTACTTACAAAAATTCAACACCAATTTTATTTACCAAAATGGTACAAAATCCACAACTGCCcactttctattttctcaacatgACTGGAATTAGTGTTGGTGGAGTGGCATTATCACTTTCAAATTCTTCTTCTAATAATTCTTTTGGTAAAGGTGGGattttgattgattctggtaCAGTCATAACAAGGCTAGCTCCATCAGTTTACAAGATTGTGAAAGAAGAGTTTGTGAAACAATTTTCTGGGTTTCCTTCAGCACCTGGATTTTCAATATTGGACACGTGTTTCAATCTGAGTGGGTATGATCAAATCAACCTTCCAACATTGAAAATGCAGTTTGATGGAAATGCTGCTGAGTTGAGTATTGATGTGACTGGTGTTTTGTATATGGTTAAAACTGATGCTTCTCAGATTTGTTTGGCTTTGGCAAGTTTGGCTTATGAAGAAGAAATTGgtattattggaaattatcaaCAGAAGAATCAAAGGGTTATTTATGATACTAAAGGCTCTAAACTTGGATTTGCAGAAGAGATTTgtagttttaattaaatatcatacaTTTTCATTTAGATAATTTGGTTGggttttgtgtatatattattttgttgttgtgaaagagaaaaataaaaagaataaatgGGTTACACAGTATATGCAATTTGTGAATTgtgattatcttttttttttttgtgtaatgaATTACTTTTCTCTTGCTAAGTTTATATTGTAAAGTTTGCTTATCTAGACGCAGAGAAAACAAATCCCATAACAGCAAATGCCTTTGCAGAACTCCAGCTCCTGCGCCCCATCTGCTTTGCCTGATAAACAAATTGCTGCTTACCACTCATCTCATCTCGAGTTATAGGATTATCTAGAGAACCTATAAACAAACCCATGGCCAACCCAAGAGCGCCACCTACAAAATTTACACCATCCAACATAATTAAGTAAATCTAACTTACTGAGTACAATGTTCTTCAATTAACAGAATCAAATAATACACAAAAATTGACATGTTAgcagaaaaaaataaacaaattgagGTTCCAACATGAATCAAATTCTTGATTGTCACGAGTTTGTAAAAGCTAAAGTTACAAAACAAGGTTTTGCAAGCATTGTTGATAAATCTAATTCCACAAACCATAACAAAACTTGAAAAGGGAACATACTCCTGGTGTTTAACAatggtattaatttttttacatcTTTTAATAATTGTACATAGTTTAAGACACCAATATAACACCGAATACAGATTCGGCTACAGTGAGATCAAACAAGCCAAACTTTTCCAGGTAATGAAAGCATAAAGAAGTATAAAACTGAAACAAAGGagcaaataaacaaaaacagattagaagaagaaaaagggtTTATTTTGGGGCATACCCATGACTCCACTAAAGACACTACGAACAGCACAGTTGTTCCAAATGTCTTGGCCGCGAATTTCCTCAACAGTGGGCAACCTTATGGGCTCAATCGGAGGCTTCTCTACTTCTTTGGGGATGGGAGAAGCGTTGGGAACTTCATTATCGGGAGTAGAAGTAGCCATTAGAATACGAAGGAGTCAAATATGGCATCAAAGGAAAACCCAAGTCAAGAATAATATCAGAATTCAAAAGAAAAGGAGGGTTTTGGAGTTGGCCGCCAGTGAAAGTGAATGGTAATAATGAGTACTGTGTGTGTGGATCTCTAATCTCTTCTCTTTATAAGGAGGGTTTTGGAGTTGGCCGCCAGTGAAGGGTTTTAAACGTGGACGATTATTTTTAgggttaaatttaattatttttggggttaaatttaacagaatattcttttatttgtaaagcatattctgttaaaccaataATTGCCGTtacataggcacttttaatatataaagatatatatatttatgcagTCGAATGATTATATATGAAATGAAAATGAATGTGTGATATTCGAATGAGAGAATGAATTAGTTTTGGTAGTTGGGGTTGGTGGGTATATTTATAGGACAATACATGATGAGAATGagaatgtttatatatatgtactatACTACTACGTACTTACATTAATTATATTCCATAAATTATGTTCCAACTTTTGGCTACAAAATCCTAAAAACATCTAACTTTTTCtgtattcattaattaattataattttagcaTCCtaaatttattcaattttttatacaAGGATAGATATTGGTAACTCAACAATCCAAATCATATCATTGTGTAACTATGAAGTAATAAATTTAGCTAAaatcatcaataataataatagggtaaataccattttggaccctgtgttttgcaaaagttacagattggactctgtgttttgttaaatgacaaaatagaccttgtattttctaaaatagtaaaaataggatcctgagcttaatttttaacaactttttttttaatacaaccaacttgaagacaatacttaatacgaacagatgcaaaaaatgtaaacagttttgtcataacactttaagatcggattataattaaactttattttgacaaaaaatcaattcaaggtcctatttgtattattttagaaaacacagggtccattttgtcatttaacaaaatacagggtccaattaataacttttgtaaaacagaagatccaaaatagtatttacccataataatattgaatatttaattactttctgaaaaatattatatagaTAAGATTTCTAcattctaatcttctattgagaatcacataatatagaaaaaaacagcaaaaacaacattacaataaaaaaaataacataaagacaTCAATAGtccatattttttgtaaataaaaacgtataaactgttaaaaaaaatcaaaattatatataaccgtattttttctaattttttttaactttttatagtatttataaaaaatatcccATTAATTAATACTTCGTATTCAAATTTGTTACATcaaaaaacataactaattaataattataaaatatctttatatataagttgtgatttttggCTTTACAATTGTGTTAAGTGGGAATTGTTTACGTAAGACAGAAGGAAATTGGGTTGCTATAAGGCACGAGTAGTGTTTAGTACCACAAAACATCAATAGTATTTAGCACCACAAGTGATATCTTATaatcaattaataatattctataaaaattaatatattcacttatataaaatttaatatttaattgtatcaataacaatattataacGATATTATATTAGTGCATTTTACCATTTCTCCTTTTATTCAAGCAATCATAGTTGATTGTAAGAGACATACATACAACTCAATTATTCTATTAATGTATAAATAAGCATTACTCGCTCATATCAAGATTATTAaaataaggctaattaggatttttactcttgaactttaatatgtaccaaatcatacctTCTGAACTTTTAAAGTCCTTAAAAAtatccctgaactattgagattgttgaatttaaggattttttttcaattttaataaaaaagtctaacatgaatGAAAATTCAAGatgcataatttagtacatatcaaagtttgagaggcatgatttgataaatatcataattagaaaacataatttagtacataaacaatcagtgaaatagtaaaattgaatgaaattagacaaaaatccttaaatccaacaaattCAATAGTTCATAAAGTATTTTTAACGACTTTAAAAGTTCaaagggcatgatttagtacatgtcaaaattcaaggAGCAAAAATTCTAACTagccttaaaaaaaattaggaaaTTAGGACTTTTTAGTCTTAGTTTCATTCACTTGTGATCCTATGATAATGTATGCTCTCTCTCATATTACTAAGCACTATTTGTTCCAAAATTAGAATAATCTTAAAACTACTTTCAAAATACTCAAGTTACTTACAATCCAACAAATTTactcattaatatatataaatgtgagtggttgtattaaaaaacaaaaaggaaaagaaaaagggtTGAGAAGTTGCATGATGACAACCTAGCACGAGATTCTTATTTCATGAAAAGTATGCATTACTatgttattaatttataattcatATTGTCTTTAACCAATGCTCACATGACtaagaaacaaaataaaaccatCCTAAAATGACTAAACAAAACcataggaagaagaagaagaataagccAAAAATGTCACTCAAAACCTATTTGCATAAACAACAACATCATCAAAAACCACCTATATGCATACAAATATATCTGATACTATGTCAAAAATGTCCAATATATTCAATATTCAGGTTGAGAGGGTATGTATGTTAACCACCCATTATATCTCACCACCACTTGAAATCTTTTGTATTGTTGAAACAGACTGACTCACACAAACTATACACAAAATTACaaccaactttttttttttcattcaagggcattttggtaacATGTCACACAAGGACACAGCGacgaaaaagaagaaaaatagcaTTTTCAAACCGAAGCTGCTCTTCGTTCTTATATTTCATTCAAGTTTTCTCATTCTTGTAGTACACTCACCGAGATGCTAGTGACCAGAAGTTTAGAAGGAAAGATGGTAATGATGTGAACCAAGTTATAAAAGCCATGGCTGTAGCAGTTTCGAACTGTGCACAGTGGTTGTGTGCGCAGCTACCAAGATCGTTGTCGATCAGAACTGTGATACCAGCAGAAGCACATGCTGCAGCGAATGTAAGAGTTGAAGTCATCTGCAGCAGAAAGAAGGGTCCTGattaaaacatgaaaatgagcACCGTGTAACTAAAGAAAGGGCACATGCGAAATTGAAATATGTAATCCATGAAAAGTGCGAGTTTGAAgagagaaataaataaaatgactgGTTCAAGGCAAACACACCCCATGGTCTAATCTAATCTACCACGTTAAACCT from Cannabis sativa cultivar Pink pepper isolate KNU-18-1 chromosome 2, ASM2916894v1, whole genome shotgun sequence encodes:
- the LOC133034583 gene encoding aspartyl protease family protein At5g10770-like, translated to MIKSDKVDTCSINKYTKRRRRIPSGVTRKGYSKRNLGTNKYSGIITWYVPNKNLEKSGIMSPMSRLGKAHNKKKITFSKQMPTTLTFSQETNGSHPAVTIIHTLVSYGDGSYTSGEIGSEHLKLGTTPVNGFVFGCGRNNKGLFGGASGLMGLGRSDLSLISQTDSLFKGVFSYCLPSSTEPNASGSLVMGFDSSTYKNSTPILFTKMVQNPQLPTFYFLNMTGISVGGVALSLSNSSSNNSFGKGGILIDSGTVITRLAPSVYKIVKEEFVKQFSGFPSAPGFSILDTCFNLSGYDQINLPTLKMQFDGNAAELSIDVTGVLYMVKTDASQICLALASLAYEEEIGIIGNYQQKNQRVIYDTKGSKLGFAEEICSFN
- the LOC133029078 gene encoding mitochondrial import inner membrane translocase subunit TIM22-1-like; its protein translation is MATSTPDNEVPNASPIPKEVEKPPIEPIRLPTVEEIRGQDIWNNCAVRSVFSGVMGGALGLAMGLFIGSLDNPITRDEMSGKQQFVYQAKQMGRRSWSSAKAFAVMGFVFSASR